In Kogia breviceps isolate mKogBre1 chromosome 19, mKogBre1 haplotype 1, whole genome shotgun sequence, a single genomic region encodes these proteins:
- the BORCS6 gene encoding BLOC-1-related complex subunit 6: MRSVVQQQLLSWDFLVAGTNQSVLPVLTIVSPRPIGAPLQRPLKAPPTPPEPGLTNSSAPAPNCSMESPRGRPEPEAGLLPLGEQQAAIFGGGPGRTASEPPSGLRLSEEEEAENVGGASRLPRASPKTSSCSFVHPPEWEAPEEEPGRGGTPSGAGSNRGAPGPENDPYASSRRKDPEDRPASEGVCCRGSPGGGGLDVEQEKEDDDEAAAASRTGRSFSSRLQDSRSLDGLSGACGGAGSAGGAESGAGGGRRATISSPLELEGTVSRHGDLTHFVANNLQLKIRLSGAPQPPPPAPARPCSAPTPTPAIPPIDPDVLRDLERLSRELGGRVDRLLRGLGGAVQELTALSVGCIQTYRDAVDSLGEAVDMSIKGMYTLLARCEELERALQPVQGLARQVRDIRRTLEVLEALCK, from the coding sequence ATGCGTTCAGTCGTTCAACAGCAGCTCCTCTCCTGGGACTTCCTGGTTGCCGGCACCAATCAGAGTGTTCTTCCCGTCCTGACAATTGTGAGCCCGAGGCCAATCGGCGCGCCTCTACAACGCCCCTTAAAGGCGCCGCCAACGCCTCCTGAGCCGGGGCTAACCAATTCCTCGGCTCCTGCCCCCAACTGCAGTATGGAGTCGCCCCGGGGGCGGCCTGAGCCCGAAGCGGGCCTTCTACCTCTGGGGGAACAGCAAGCCGCGATCTTCGGCGGCGGCCCGGGCCGAACGGCCTCTGAGCCGCCCTCAGGCCTCCGGTTGTCCGAGGAGGAAGAAGCCGAGAACGTTGGGGGCGCGAGCCGCCTCCCCAGGGCGTCCCCGAAGACTTCGAGCTGCAGCTTCGTCCACCCGCCGGAATGGGAGGCTCCGGAGGAAGAGCCGGGCCGCGGAGGGACGCCTTCTGGGGCAGGGAGCAACCGGGGGGCGCCAGGTCCCGAAAACGACCCGTATGCGTCCTCCCGGCGCAAGGACCCTGAGGACAGGCCtgcatccgagggcgtctgctgtCGAGGGAGCCCTGGAGGCGGTGGGTTGGATGTTGAGCAGGAGAAGGAAGACGACGACGAGGCGGCGGCAGCCAGCAGGACTGGCCGTTCCTTCTCCAGCCGCCTTCAGGACAGCCGCAGCCTGGACGGGTTGAGCGGGGCGTGCGGCGGCGCCGGGTCCGCAGGGGGTGCAGAGTCTggcgcgggcggcgggcggcgcgcCACTATATCCAGCCCCCTGGAGCTCGAGGGCACGGTGAGCCGCCATGGCGACCTCACCCACTTTGTCGCCAACAACCTGCAACTCAAGATCCGCCTGAGCGGCGCCCCTcaacccccgccccctgcccctgcGCGGCCCTGTTCGGcgcccacacccactccagccaTTCCTCCCATCGACCCCGACGTCCTGCGGGACCTGGAGAGGCTGAGTCGGGAGCTGGGCGGTAGGGTGGACCGTCTGCTTCGCGGGCTGGGTGGTGCGGTGCAGGAGCTGACAGCGCTGAGCGTGGGCTGCATCCAGACCTACCGTGATGCCGTGGACTCCCTAGGCGAAGCTGTGGACATGAGCATCAAGGGCATGTACACCCTGCTGGCGCGCTGTGAGGAGCTGGAGAGGGCTCTGCAGCCAGTTCAGGGACTGGCGCGCCAAGTCCGGGATATCCGACGCACCCTGGAGGTGCTGGAGGCCCTGTGCAAGTGA